The genomic interval CTTTGAACACATATTGAACATAAAGATCTATTCCGATCAGGTTGAATGCATTGGTTATCATAGTCAGCAACAACGCCCCGATGAGAGTTCTAACGACCGAACCTTCCCCACCAGACACACTTGTACCGCCGATCACCGCAGAAGCTATCGCATCCAGCTCATAGCCCTGGCCGGCAAGAGGCGTAACCGAAAGCAGCCTTGAGGCGTAGACAACTCCTGACATTGCAGCCATTACTCCTCCGGCAACGAAGGTCAGG from Mesotoga infera carries:
- a CDS encoding ribose ABC transporter permease; the protein is LTFVAGGVMAAMSGVVYASRLLSVTPLAGQGYELDAIASAVIGGTSVSGGEGSVVRTLIGALLLTMITNAFNLIGIDLYVQYVFKGLVILAAVGFDSFYKARG